In Mustela lutreola isolate mMusLut2 chromosome 5 unlocalized genomic scaffold, mMusLut2.pri SUPER_5_unloc_1, whole genome shotgun sequence, a single genomic region encodes these proteins:
- the LOC131822532 gene encoding keratin, type II cytoskeletal 8-like, with translation MNVKLALDIEIATYCKLLEGEESRLESGMQNMSIHTKTTSGFSGGLSSTYGALPSPSLNYGLSSFQSSFGPSGSFSHGSSSKAVVVKKIETRDGKLVSESSDVLSK, from the coding sequence ATGAACGTCAAGTTGGCCCTGGACATTGAGATTGCCACCTACTGCAAGCTGCTGGAAGGCGAGGAAAGCCGGCTGGAGTCTGGGATGCAGAACATGAGTATCCATACTAAGACCACCAGCGGCTTCTCAGGTGGCCTGAGCTCGACCTATGGGGCCCTCCCAAGCCCTAGCCTCAACTATGGCCTGAGCTCCTTTCAGTCCAGCTTTGGCCCCTCTGGGTCCTTCAGCCATGGCAGCTCCTCCAAGGCTGTGGTGGTGAAGAAGATTGAGACCCGTGACGGGAAGCTGGTGTCCGAGTCATCTGATGTCCTGTCCAAGTGA